One window of the Eucalyptus grandis isolate ANBG69807.140 chromosome 8, ASM1654582v1, whole genome shotgun sequence genome contains the following:
- the LOC104457373 gene encoding aspartic proteinase 39, producing the protein MAPPPIRPPPAAAAAVPAFLWLLLSVAVAVAVARFGVSAAPDVAAHPTAMVLPLVLSPPDASRALPSSRRHLQRSERPNARMSLHDDLLLNGYYTTRLWIGTPPQKFALIVDTGSTVTYVPCSTCDQCGRHQDPKFQPELSSTYQPVKCNIDCTCDDNRAQCTYERQYAEMSTSSGVLGNDILSFGNLSELAPQHAVFGCENVETGDLYSQHADGIMGLGRGDLSIVDQLVEKGVISDSFSLCYGGMEIGGGAMVLGGIFPPPDMVYAYSDAGRSPYYNIDLKEIHVAGKQLALKPSIFDGKHGTVLDSGTTYAYLPEAAFLAFKEAIMKEIRSLKQIHGPDPNYNDICFSGAGSDISQLTKTFPVVDMVFGNGQKLSLSPENYLFRHSKVRGAYCLGIFQNGKDPTTLLGGIIVRNTLVMYDREHSKIGFWKTNCSELWERLQQSNAPPPVPSAPDEKGPSEHMPPNLAPRAPADLNIPEIQIGQITFDMSLSVNYSDLEPHVTELTEFIAHELDVNVSQVHLVSLTARGNDSIVRWSILPGGKGAYISNTTAMEIIARLSEHRVQLPHNFGSYQFIEWHVEPPVARTWWQEHHVVVISAAIIALVIASLASGGWFVWKRRQQSITAYKPVDSIVPEQELQPL; encoded by the exons ATGGCGCCGCCGCCGATCCGCccgccccccgccgccgccgccgccgtccccgcCTTTCTGTGGCTGCTCctctccgtcgccgtcgccgtcgccgtcgcccggTTCGGCGTCTCGGCCGCGCCCGACGTCGCCGCCCACCCCACTGCCATGGTCCTCCCCCTGGTCCTCTCCCCTCCCGACGCTTCCCGGGCCCTCCCCTCCTCGCGCCGACACCTCCAGCGATCGGAGCGCCCCAATGCTCGCATGTCGCTGCACGACGATCTCCTCCTCAACGG GTACTATACTACGAGGCTTTGGATTGGGACGCCACCTCAGAAATTCGCGCTGATCGTCGACACTGGAAGTACTGTCACTTACGTGCCGTGCTCCACCTGCGACCAATGTGGCCGTCATCAG GATCCAAAGTTCCAACCTGAATTGTCAAGCACATACCAACCTGTCAAATGCAATATTGATTGCACATGTGATGACAACAGAGCGCAATGTACTTACGAGAGGCAGTATGCTGAAATGAGTACTAGCAGTGGTGTGCTTGGCAACGACATACTATCCTTTGGCAATCTTAGTGAACTTGCACCACAACATGCTGTCTTTGGTTGTGAAAATGTTGAAACAGGCGACCTTTATAGCCAGCATGCTGATGGCATTATGGGGCTTGGCCGTGGTGATCTCAGTATTGTTGATCAACTTGTTGAGAAAGGCGTAATTAGTGATTCATTCTCCTTATGTTATGGTGGAATGGAAATTGGTGGCGGTGCGATGGTTCTTGGTGGAATATTTCCACCACCAGACATGGTATATGCATATTCAGATGCTGGACGTAG TCCCTATTACAATATTGATCTGAAGGAGATACATGTCGCGGGGAAGCAATTGGCTTTGAAACCCAGTatttttgatggaaaacatGGAACTGTCCTGGACAGCGGTACAACATATGCATACTTGCCAGAAGCAGCTTTTTTAGCTTTTAAAGAAGCT ATTATGAAGGAAATCCGGTCTCTTAAGCAGATCCATGGTCCTGATCCTAATTACAATGACATTTGCTTTTCTGGTGCAGGAAG CGATATCTCTCAACTCACGAAGACTTTTCCAGTGGTGGACATGGTTTTTGGGAATGGGCAAAAGCTGTCACTATCGCctgaaaattacttattcagG cattCAAAGGTGCGCGGCGCATACTGCCTGGGCATTTTTCAGAATGGAAAGGACCCAACCACTCTTTTAGGAG GTATCATTGTGCGTAATACTCTTGTGATGTATGATCGTGAGCATTCAAAGATTGGTTTTTGGAAAACAAATTGTTCTGAACTGTGGGAAAGACTTCAACAGTCTAATGCTCCTCCACCAGTGCCTTCAGCTCCAGATGAAAAGGGCCCATCTGAGCATATGCCACCCAACCTAGCTCCCAGGGCACCAGCAGATTTGAATATTCCAG AAATTCAAATTGGACAGATTACATTTGACATGTCCTTGAGCGTCAACTACTCAGATCTCGAGCCCCACGTCACAGAGCTCACTGAATTCATAGCTCATGAGTTAGATGTAAATGTTTCGCAG GTCCATTTAGTGAGTCTTACGGCCAGAGGAAATGATTCCATTGTTAGGTGGTCCATCCTTCCTGGTGGAAAGGGGGCATATATATCCAATACAACTGCCATG GAAATTATTGCCAGGCTTTCTGAACATCGAGTGCAGCTTCCTCACAACTTCGGAAGTTATCAGTTCATTGAATGGCATGTTGAACCTCCTGTGGCACG GACGTGGTGGCAAGagcatcatgtggttgtaatttcGGCAGCTATCATTGCTTTAGTAATTGCATCTTTAGCTTCTGGAGGATGGTTTGTTTGGAAACGTCGACAGCAGTCTATTACTGCTTACAAGCCTGTTGACTCAATTGTTCCTGAGCAAGAACTCCAGCCTCTATGA